The window CGCTGCAGAAAATACCAGCAATGCCAGTAATGCAACAATCTTCTTTATAACATCTCCTCCTTTTTTATCCTGTATTTTATTGCGCAGGAATAACAAGTATGATGACAGCCTCTTCCCTGCCTATATTTTTCCAATTATGTGGTTTTGTAGAATTAAAATACACGCTGTCTCCTTGTTCGAGGATATACTCTTTATCCTCCAGAACAAACCTTACCCTGCCTTTGAGTACTATTCCGAATTCCTCTCCATGACGGGAAGAGTAGGGATGTTCACCGCTCTCGCCGCCGACCTCCATTGTAAGCATAAACGGCTCTATCCTTTTTTTGCTCAGTTCATGTGCCAGTGGCTGGATTATTGCCTTTGACCCCTTGCTGAATATCTTCTTTCTTTCACCCTTTCTCATTACAACACTATCAGGTTTTGCAGGGTCATCAAAAAAATATGTAATATTTACATTAAGGGCATCAGCAATGTTTTCAAGAGATGCAATTGACGGAGAGACCTGTCCGAGTTCAAGTTGTGAAAGGAAACTTGCAGAAAGCCCTATCCTTTCACCGAGGTCCCTGAGCGACAGTTTTGCTTCTTCGCGCAGTTTTTTTAATTTGCTGCCGATCGTTATCATTTGCAGCACATTTACACTATAAATTTACATCTGTCAAGAATTACTTTACAGATTACTTGACAGATGTGCAAGAGTGGTAATGTAAACTCTTTTGTGTAACTTTAACCCAGATAACGCGTGAGCGCCAAGATTATAACAATATCAATAACGTAATGCGAAACTTTAGTTTCGCTTAAAGAAAAGGCAAAAGAAGAGGCGATAAAGGAGATATAGGAGAAGTATAAGATAAAAACATGGCTTGAGGCGCTAAGGGAATTTGCCAAATCTCATGACGACCTGCCAAAGATAATCTGGGTGATATATTTATTTATATATTTATTTTGACATAACATCACTTTTAATCTATAATGTTTTAAATTACCAACACAGCATAATGGGAGGCTTTTATGAAAAAATTGATTTCCTTTACAAT is drawn from Deltaproteobacteria bacterium and contains these coding sequences:
- a CDS encoding cupin domain-containing protein gives rise to the protein MITIGSKLKKLREEAKLSLRDLGERIGLSASFLSQLELGQVSPSIASLENIADALNVNITYFFDDPAKPDSVVMRKGERKKIFSKGSKAIIQPLAHELSKKRIEPFMLTMEVGGESGEHPYSSRHGEEFGIVLKGRVRFVLEDKEYILEQGDSVYFNSTKPHNWKNIGREEAVIILVIPAQ